The following proteins are co-located in the Sandaracinaceae bacterium genome:
- a CDS encoding F0F1 ATP synthase subunit delta → MSNATISRRYAKALLELAEEATQTPTVHKALSAFAEAWSANGSLRDLFENPSVTSESRLKVLDQLAMRVAAPPVLKNTLKLLADRGRMSLVPELAATFSLLAQGATGQVEAEVTTASAMPEPYYVELQKVLEKVTGKKVVVVRKQDPSIIAGVITRVGDKVFDGSVRNRLTELKEQLLAH, encoded by the coding sequence GTGAGCAACGCAACCATCAGCCGCCGCTACGCCAAGGCGCTGCTCGAGCTGGCCGAAGAGGCCACGCAGACCCCCACCGTGCACAAGGCCCTTTCGGCCTTCGCCGAAGCGTGGAGCGCCAACGGCAGCCTGCGCGACCTGTTCGAGAACCCCTCGGTCACCAGCGAGTCGCGCCTGAAGGTGCTGGACCAGTTGGCCATGCGGGTCGCCGCGCCGCCCGTCCTGAAGAACACGCTCAAGCTACTGGCCGATCGCGGTCGCATGTCGCTCGTGCCCGAGCTCGCCGCCACGTTCAGCTTGTTGGCGCAGGGCGCCACGGGCCAGGTCGAGGCGGAGGTCACCACGGCCTCGGCCATGCCCGAGCCCTACTACGTCGAGCTCCAGAAGGTGCTCGAGAAGGTCACCGGCAAGAAGGTCGTCGTGGTTCGCAAGCAGGACCCCTCGATCATCGCCGGCGTCATCACGCGGGTCGGCGACAAGGTCTTCGACGGCAGCGTGCGCAATCGTCTCACCGAGCTCAAAGAGCAGCTCCTCGCTCACTAA
- a CDS encoding homoserine dehydrogenase: MSKSIGIGLVGCGVVGTGLLQVLRDNAAAIEGRLGMPLEVRRIAVRDTSAVRSDLVARDRLTTDPLEVVNDPTVQVVVEVMGGVEKAYEVVHTAILAGKHVVTANKALLAERGAEIWNLAEEKGVDVYYEAAVAGGIPVIRVLREALASERILAIRGIVNGTSNYILSRMTSESLSFADALAEAQAAGYAEADPTLDVGGGDACHKIAILATLAFGQRVAADQVPTEGIDRVTTTDIAFAQRLGFIIKPLAVARVAGDALDLRVHPALVPVEATLATVHGALNAVAIEGALLGPILLSGPGAGAGPTATSVAGDLLDVARNIGCCTHARVPARGFRQVALSDAQLRDIGEHRGRFYLRLTVEDRPGVLGAITSALGANDVSIEQMFQEGRGRRSKDTDNTPVSVVLLTHRATERNVRAALEVIEGHEAVVAPSQLIRIEE; the protein is encoded by the coding sequence ATGAGCAAGTCGATCGGAATCGGTCTCGTGGGCTGCGGTGTCGTGGGCACTGGGCTCCTCCAGGTGTTGAGGGACAACGCGGCGGCCATCGAGGGCCGCTTGGGCATGCCCCTCGAGGTGCGTCGCATCGCGGTCCGCGACACCTCGGCCGTGCGCAGCGACTTGGTGGCCCGCGATCGACTGACGACCGATCCCCTCGAGGTGGTGAACGACCCCACCGTCCAGGTAGTCGTCGAGGTCATGGGTGGCGTCGAGAAGGCCTACGAGGTCGTGCACACCGCCATCCTCGCGGGCAAGCACGTGGTCACGGCGAACAAGGCGCTGTTGGCCGAGCGCGGCGCCGAGATCTGGAACCTCGCCGAAGAGAAGGGCGTGGACGTCTACTACGAGGCGGCCGTCGCCGGCGGCATCCCCGTCATCCGCGTCCTGCGCGAGGCGCTCGCGTCGGAGCGCATCCTCGCCATCCGCGGCATCGTGAACGGGACCAGCAACTACATCCTGTCGCGCATGACCTCGGAGTCGCTGTCGTTCGCCGACGCGCTGGCCGAGGCGCAAGCGGCGGGATACGCGGAGGCCGATCCGACGCTCGACGTCGGCGGCGGCGACGCGTGCCACAAGATCGCGATCCTCGCGACCCTCGCCTTCGGTCAGCGTGTGGCGGCCGATCAGGTCCCGACCGAGGGCATCGACCGTGTGACCACGACCGACATCGCCTTCGCGCAGCGCCTCGGCTTCATCATCAAGCCGCTGGCGGTCGCACGTGTGGCCGGCGACGCACTGGATCTGCGTGTGCACCCTGCCCTGGTGCCCGTCGAGGCGACGCTGGCCACTGTACACGGCGCGCTCAACGCCGTGGCCATCGAAGGGGCGCTGCTGGGCCCCATCCTGCTCAGCGGCCCAGGCGCGGGCGCTGGGCCCACCGCGACCAGTGTCGCGGGAGACCTGCTGGACGTGGCACGCAACATCGGCTGCTGCACGCACGCGCGCGTGCCCGCCCGGGGCTTCCGCCAGGTGGCCCTCTCGGACGCGCAGCTACGTGACATCGGCGAGCACCGCGGCCGCTTCTACCTGCGCCTGACGGTGGAGGACCGCCCTGGCGTTCTCGGCGCCATCACCAGCGCGTTGGGCGCGAACGACGTGTCCATCGAGCAGATGTTCCAAGAGGGTCGTGGGCGACGCAGCAAGGACACGGACAACACGCCCGTGTCGGTCGTGCTGCTGACGCACCGTGCCACCGAGCGCAACGTGCGCGCCGCCCTCGAGGTGATCGAGGGGCACGAGGCGGTGGTCGCGCCCTCGCAGCTCATCCGCATCGAGGAGTGA
- a CDS encoding F0F1 ATP synthase subunit alpha, which translates to MQLRAEEISNIIKQQIANYDKAVDVVETGTVLTVGDGIARIHGLESAMAGELVEFPGALMGMVLNLEADNVGVAILGNSRNVREGDTVKRTGRIVEVPVGKELVGRVVNSLGQPIDGKGPIEAKETRRIELKAPGIIGRQPVTEPMQTGIKAIDAMVPVGRGQRELIIGDRQTGKTAVAIDAIINQKGQNMFCVYVAIGQKQSTVSNVVEKLRAHGALEYTIVVVAGASEAAPLQFIAPYTGVTMGEYFRDNGMHALCIYDDLSKQAVAYRELSLLLRRPPGREAYPGDVFYVHSRLLERAAKMAEEWTVCGKDEEPTRKGEVFMGGEAKHEAEKAAKEAGGDKVAKKLPDSGGSLTALPIIETQGGDVSAYIPTNVISITDGQIFLESDLFNSGVRPAINVGISVSRVGGNAQIKAMKQVAGTLRLELAQFRAMQAFAQFASDLDAATQQQLARGERLTELLKQGQYQPVPVAEQVVAIFAGTHGYLDKLPVAAIKRFESEFISWLKAEKKSIIDTINSKGKIDGDLEKELEGALESFAATFEPGKK; encoded by the coding sequence ATGCAGCTTCGCGCGGAAGAAATCTCGAACATCATCAAGCAGCAGATCGCCAACTACGACAAGGCGGTCGACGTCGTGGAGACCGGCACGGTGCTCACCGTCGGTGACGGCATCGCGCGCATCCACGGCCTCGAGAGCGCGATGGCTGGCGAGCTCGTCGAGTTCCCCGGCGCGCTGATGGGCATGGTGCTCAACCTGGAGGCGGACAACGTTGGTGTCGCCATCCTCGGCAACTCGCGCAACGTCCGCGAGGGCGACACGGTCAAGCGCACCGGCCGCATCGTCGAGGTGCCCGTCGGCAAGGAGCTGGTCGGCCGCGTCGTGAACTCGCTCGGCCAGCCCATCGACGGCAAGGGCCCCATCGAGGCCAAGGAGACGCGCCGCATCGAGCTGAAGGCGCCCGGCATCATCGGCCGTCAGCCGGTGACCGAGCCCATGCAGACCGGCATCAAGGCCATCGACGCCATGGTGCCCGTCGGCCGCGGTCAGCGCGAGCTGATCATCGGCGACCGCCAGACGGGTAAGACCGCCGTCGCCATCGACGCGATCATCAACCAGAAGGGGCAGAACATGTTCTGCGTCTACGTGGCGATCGGTCAGAAGCAGTCGACCGTGTCGAACGTGGTCGAGAAGCTCCGCGCGCATGGCGCCCTCGAGTACACCATCGTCGTCGTGGCCGGCGCCTCCGAGGCGGCCCCGCTCCAGTTCATCGCGCCGTACACCGGTGTGACCATGGGCGAGTACTTCCGCGACAACGGCATGCACGCCCTCTGCATCTACGACGACCTCTCCAAGCAGGCCGTCGCCTACCGCGAGCTGTCGCTGCTCCTCCGCCGCCCGCCCGGCCGCGAGGCCTACCCGGGTGACGTCTTCTACGTCCACAGCCGCCTGCTCGAGCGCGCCGCCAAGATGGCCGAGGAGTGGACCGTGTGTGGCAAGGACGAAGAGCCCACCCGCAAGGGCGAGGTCTTCATGGGCGGCGAGGCCAAGCACGAGGCCGAGAAGGCCGCGAAGGAAGCGGGCGGAGACAAGGTCGCCAAGAAGCTCCCGGACTCGGGTGGGTCGCTCACGGCGCTCCCCATCATCGAGACGCAGGGTGGTGACGTGTCGGCCTACATCCCGACGAACGTCATCTCCATCACGGACGGTCAGATCTTCCTCGAGTCCGACCTCTTCAACTCCGGTGTGCGCCCCGCCATCAACGTTGGTATCTCGGTGTCGCGCGTCGGTGGTAACGCCCAGATCAAGGCCATGAAGCAGGTCGCCGGTACGCTGCGCCTCGAGCTCGCGCAGTTCCGCGCGATGCAGGCCTTCGCGCAGTTCGCGTCCGACCTCGACGCCGCCACCCAGCAGCAGCTGGCGCGCGGTGAGCGCCTGACCGAGCTGCTCAAGCAGGGTCAGTACCAGCCGGTCCCCGTGGCCGAGCAGGTCGTGGCCATCTTCGCGGGTACCCACGGCTACCTCGACAAGCTGCCGGTCGCGGCCATCAAGCGCTTCGAGTCCGAGTTCATCTCGTGGCTGAAGGCCGAGAAGAAGTCGATCATCGACACCATCAACAGCAAGGGCAAGATCGACGGCGACCTCGAGAAGGAGCTGGAAGGCGCTCTCGAGTCGTTCGCTGCCACGTTCGAGCCCGGAAAGAAGTAG
- the atpG gene encoding ATP synthase F1 subunit gamma, giving the protein MANLKEIRKRIGTVKSTQKITRAMKLVAAARLRKAQQAIQELRPYAVKTYEVLSSVAARTTDDEPEKLHPLLQRREEKNVMLVVVTSDRGLAGAFNSSVTKATERRWRELEAAGVNVCFAVIGRKGRDYLRRRNADIRHEFTGVFENLSVDKAGEIGRFIISEYTSENLDACYLVYNEFKSAISQEVRVESLLPIVPMDTDAESVGDFIYEPSKPELLDRLLPMYVEVEVFRGLLESVASEHGARMTAMDSATNNASDMIDRLTLQYNRARQAAITTELMEIIGGAEALKG; this is encoded by the coding sequence ATGGCGAACCTGAAAGAGATTCGCAAGCGGATCGGCACCGTCAAGAGCACGCAGAAGATCACGCGTGCGATGAAGCTGGTCGCCGCTGCGAGGCTCCGCAAGGCGCAGCAGGCCATCCAGGAGCTGCGCCCGTACGCCGTGAAGACCTACGAGGTCCTCAGCTCGGTCGCGGCGCGCACCACGGACGACGAGCCCGAGAAGCTGCACCCGCTGCTCCAGCGGCGTGAAGAGAAGAACGTCATGCTGGTGGTCGTCACCAGCGATCGCGGTCTCGCGGGCGCGTTCAACTCGAGTGTCACGAAGGCCACCGAGCGCCGCTGGCGCGAGCTGGAGGCGGCTGGCGTCAACGTCTGCTTCGCGGTCATCGGCCGCAAGGGCCGCGACTACCTGCGCCGGCGCAACGCGGACATCCGCCACGAGTTCACGGGGGTGTTCGAGAACCTCTCGGTGGACAAGGCCGGCGAGATCGGTCGCTTCATCATCAGCGAGTACACCAGCGAGAACCTGGACGCCTGCTACCTCGTCTACAACGAGTTCAAGAGCGCCATCTCGCAGGAGGTGCGCGTCGAGAGCCTGCTGCCCATCGTGCCGATGGACACCGACGCCGAGAGCGTGGGCGACTTCATCTACGAGCCCAGCAAGCCCGAGCTGCTGGACCGGCTGCTGCCCATGTACGTGGAGGTCGAGGTCTTCCGCGGCCTGCTCGAGTCCGTCGCCTCCGAGCACGGCGCGCGCATGACGGCCATGGACTCGGCCACGAACAACGCGTCGGACATGATCGACCGGCTCACCCTGCAGTACAACCGCGCCCGTCAGGCGGCCATCACCACCGAGCTGATGGAGATCATCGGCGGCGCCGAGGCCCTCAAGGGCTGA